The following coding sequences are from one Dreissena polymorpha isolate Duluth1 chromosome 8, UMN_Dpol_1.0, whole genome shotgun sequence window:
- the LOC127841250 gene encoding uncharacterized protein LOC127841250 isoform X2, with the protein MPQGLPSSDNLLVTPIPKGNTASHTSPGHASLTPPFLVTSSSISIPASRVVSSIGDSMVSSRVRTYSSSSSHPSQSPSGTSVDIVVATGSLSLPIPVSHADSTSPMSTLPQNSWDHNPHKLVDLVAKEHDVLFPHVELEPVHANVMTVRRRYGPFCPLIEVDEEKNDWDKSREKIHVDLPLNLGSTMQHLYAKRDNQNKKMKQDRKTGKPEYPTAVQQPDIPVVVPQVDCGYRSDPEKGSRLRLIAEVKEGMRRIQSHPELDELVDMRDDASNPFELYTSKASSLPATPNHSPRLLRKTMNTAAVTMETGVQSAQREQTEGPGISFLASVVGGMRVHKAKLERQRAEEDRMRQRHTHEASTVATRGVGMGVTALTHADMIITQTVNTAKSSTSDSTSQVRPTVGPQRLDTNESDSKGGFVQNVISWGTKKRVNVGTKEENFWSPTSF; encoded by the exons ATGCCTCAGGGCCTGCCCTCCTCAGACAACCTCTTGGTTACGCCCATCCCCAAGGGGAACACAGCCAGTCACACCTCACCGGGTCATGCTTCACTGACCCCGCCATTTCTTGTGACAAGCTCCAGCATTTCCATACCAGCCAGCAGGGTTGTCTCCTCGATAGGTGACAGCATGGTCAGCAGCAGGGTGAGGACTTACAGCAGTAGCTCCTCCCACCCGAGTCAGAGCCCCAGTGGTACGAGTGTTGATATTGTGGTGGCGACTGGTTCTCTGTCGTTGCCAATCCCAGTGTCACATGCAGACTCCACAAGTCCTATGTCAACATTGCCACAGAACTCTTGGGACCACAACCCACATAAGTTGGTTGACCTTGTAGCAAAGGAGCATGATGTGCTGTTCCCGCATGTCGAGTTGGAGCCTGTGCACGCGAATGTGATGACGGTCAGACGTAGGTACGGGCCGTTCTGTCCGTTGATAGAAGTGGACGAGGAAAAGAATGATTGGGACAAGAGCAGAG AAAAAATACACGTTGATTTGCCCCTGAATCTGGGAAGCACGATGCAGCACCTGTACGCAAAACGCGACAACCAAAACAAGAAGATGAAACAAGACCGCAAAACGGGGAAACCAGAATATCCAACCGCAGTCCAGCAACCTGACATTCCTGTGGTTGTTCCGCAAGTTGACTGTGGCTACAGAAGTGACCCTGAGAAGGGTTCAAGGCTGAGACTAATTGCGGAGGTCAAAGAAGGCATGCGCAGGATTCAGAGTCACCCAGAGTTAGACGAACTTGTGGACATGAGAGATGACGCATCAAACCCGTTTGAACTCTACACAAGTAAGGCCAGCTCTCTGCCAGCTACACCCAACCACTCACCGAGACTGTTGCGTAAGACAATGAATACTGCGGCGGTGACAATGGAGACTGGTGTGCAGTCTGCGCAGCGTGAACAGACTGAAGGGCCAGGTATATCATTCCTGGCCAGTGTTGTAGGGGGAATGCGAGTTCATAAGGCCAAGTTGGAAAGACAGAGAGCAGAAGAGGATAGGATGAGGCAGAGACACACGCACGAGGCCAGTACTGTGGCCACAAGGGGAGTGGGCATGGGTGTCACCGCGCTTACACATGCGGACATGATCATCACACAGACCGTGAACACTGCAAAGAGCTCAACCTCAGACTCTACCAGTCAAGTTAGGCCCACTGTGGGACCTCAGAGACTGGACACTAATGAGAGTGACAGTAAAGGTGGCTTTGTGCAAAATGTGATCTCGTGGGGTACCAAAAAGAGAGTGAATGTGGGTACAAAGGAGGAAAATTTTTGGTCGCCTACGTCATTTTGA
- the LOC127841250 gene encoding uncharacterized protein LOC127841250 isoform X1 — MMATELDELLNSVCKRIAQFLDNMPQGLPSSDNLLVTPIPKGNTASHTSPGHASLTPPFLVTSSSISIPASRVVSSIGDSMVSSRVRTYSSSSSHPSQSPSGTSVDIVVATGSLSLPIPVSHADSTSPMSTLPQNSWDHNPHKLVDLVAKEHDVLFPHVELEPVHANVMTVRRRYGPFCPLIEVDEEKNDWDKSREKIHVDLPLNLGSTMQHLYAKRDNQNKKMKQDRKTGKPEYPTAVQQPDIPVVVPQVDCGYRSDPEKGSRLRLIAEVKEGMRRIQSHPELDELVDMRDDASNPFELYTSKASSLPATPNHSPRLLRKTMNTAAVTMETGVQSAQREQTEGPGISFLASVVGGMRVHKAKLERQRAEEDRMRQRHTHEASTVATRGVGMGVTALTHADMIITQTVNTAKSSTSDSTSQVRPTVGPQRLDTNESDSKGGFVQNVISWGTKKRVNVGTKEENFWSPTSF, encoded by the exons ATGATGGCAACAGAACTGG ACGAGTTACTGAACAGTGTGTGCAAGCGGATAGCTCAGTTTCTTGACAACATGCCTCAGGGCCTGCCCTCCTCAGACAACCTCTTGGTTACGCCCATCCCCAAGGGGAACACAGCCAGTCACACCTCACCGGGTCATGCTTCACTGACCCCGCCATTTCTTGTGACAAGCTCCAGCATTTCCATACCAGCCAGCAGGGTTGTCTCCTCGATAGGTGACAGCATGGTCAGCAGCAGGGTGAGGACTTACAGCAGTAGCTCCTCCCACCCGAGTCAGAGCCCCAGTGGTACGAGTGTTGATATTGTGGTGGCGACTGGTTCTCTGTCGTTGCCAATCCCAGTGTCACATGCAGACTCCACAAGTCCTATGTCAACATTGCCACAGAACTCTTGGGACCACAACCCACATAAGTTGGTTGACCTTGTAGCAAAGGAGCATGATGTGCTGTTCCCGCATGTCGAGTTGGAGCCTGTGCACGCGAATGTGATGACGGTCAGACGTAGGTACGGGCCGTTCTGTCCGTTGATAGAAGTGGACGAGGAAAAGAATGATTGGGACAAGAGCAGAG AAAAAATACACGTTGATTTGCCCCTGAATCTGGGAAGCACGATGCAGCACCTGTACGCAAAACGCGACAACCAAAACAAGAAGATGAAACAAGACCGCAAAACGGGGAAACCAGAATATCCAACCGCAGTCCAGCAACCTGACATTCCTGTGGTTGTTCCGCAAGTTGACTGTGGCTACAGAAGTGACCCTGAGAAGGGTTCAAGGCTGAGACTAATTGCGGAGGTCAAAGAAGGCATGCGCAGGATTCAGAGTCACCCAGAGTTAGACGAACTTGTGGACATGAGAGATGACGCATCAAACCCGTTTGAACTCTACACAAGTAAGGCCAGCTCTCTGCCAGCTACACCCAACCACTCACCGAGACTGTTGCGTAAGACAATGAATACTGCGGCGGTGACAATGGAGACTGGTGTGCAGTCTGCGCAGCGTGAACAGACTGAAGGGCCAGGTATATCATTCCTGGCCAGTGTTGTAGGGGGAATGCGAGTTCATAAGGCCAAGTTGGAAAGACAGAGAGCAGAAGAGGATAGGATGAGGCAGAGACACACGCACGAGGCCAGTACTGTGGCCACAAGGGGAGTGGGCATGGGTGTCACCGCGCTTACACATGCGGACATGATCATCACACAGACCGTGAACACTGCAAAGAGCTCAACCTCAGACTCTACCAGTCAAGTTAGGCCCACTGTGGGACCTCAGAGACTGGACACTAATGAGAGTGACAGTAAAGGTGGCTTTGTGCAAAATGTGATCTCGTGGGGTACCAAAAAGAGAGTGAATGTGGGTACAAAGGAGGAAAATTTTTGGTCGCCTACGTCATTTTGA